A part of Pseudomonadota bacterium genomic DNA contains:
- a CDS encoding succinylglutamate desuccinylase/aspartoacylase family protein, whose protein sequence is MAAPLPDDEYPVKLTAPDLSAYKQGNTGVDYVSTFDSGRPGPHVMVNAITHGNEVCGAIALDLLLREAVRPTRGRLTLGFLNVAAYQRFDPAKPSASRFVEEDINRVWSELILDGTRNSVELRRARQYRRIIDGIDYLLDIHSMQHRTPPLMLAGPLAKGRAFAQAVGYPATVVCDEGHAAGKRLRDYAFFGREADPRNALLVECGQHWEPESAAVAIETTLRFLKHLDVVPAAFLAKHLKPGAPARQRVIEVTQAVTVTTDAFRFATAFHGMEVIAKAGTEIARDDDRPVLSPYDNCVLIMPSRRLHRGQTAVRLGRYVAGDFG, encoded by the coding sequence ATGGCCGCGCCCCTGCCCGACGACGAATATCCCGTGAAGCTCACCGCCCCTGACCTCTCTGCCTACAAGCAGGGCAATACCGGCGTCGACTATGTCAGCACCTTCGACAGCGGCCGCCCGGGTCCGCATGTGATGGTGAACGCCATCACCCACGGCAACGAGGTGTGCGGCGCGATTGCGCTCGACCTTTTGCTGCGCGAAGCGGTGCGTCCGACCCGCGGCAGGCTGACCCTGGGATTCCTCAACGTCGCCGCCTATCAGCGCTTCGATCCGGCCAAGCCCAGCGCGTCGCGTTTCGTGGAGGAGGACATCAACCGGGTCTGGTCGGAGCTCATCCTCGACGGCACCCGGAACTCGGTCGAGCTCCGGCGCGCGCGCCAATACCGGCGGATCATCGATGGCATCGACTACCTGCTCGATATCCACTCGATGCAGCATCGAACCCCGCCTTTGATGCTGGCGGGGCCGCTGGCCAAGGGTCGCGCCTTCGCCCAGGCCGTGGGCTATCCGGCGACGGTCGTCTGCGATGAGGGTCATGCCGCCGGCAAGCGGCTCCGGGACTATGCGTTCTTCGGCAGAGAGGCCGATCCGCGCAATGCCCTTCTGGTGGAGTGCGGCCAGCATTGGGAGCCGGAATCGGCCGCGGTCGCCATCGAGACGACGCTGCGGTTCCTCAAGCACCTCGATGTGGTGCCCGCTGCTTTCCTCGCAAAGCATCTCAAGCCCGGCGCACCGGCGCGCCAACGGGTCATCGAGGTGACTCAGGCGGTGACCGTGACCACCGATGCGTTCCGCTTTGCCACGGCGTTTCACGGCATGGAAGTGATCGCCAAGGCCGGCACCGAGATCGCCCGCGACGACGACCGCCCGGTGCTCAGCCCCTACGATAACTGCGTGCTGATCATGCCTTCGCGCCGGTTGCATCGGGGGCAGACGGCCGTTCGCCTCGGCCGCTACGTCGCAGGAGACTTTGGTTGA
- a CDS encoding DUF2817 domain-containing protein — MAFEFQFSATYWEARDKFLCAAKAAGATIGHHLNPNTGPGGEEVSTDTAWLGPEDAPKVLVVLSATHGVEGFCGSGCQIDGLISGGYGRRQKDMAVLLVHGVNCHGFAWLRRTTEENVDLNRNWVDYAEALPANPGYDELAQALVPPSLSGPAFETAENTIQAWREKHGDMAYYAAVGQGQYKHKTGLFYGGEAPTWARRTSEAIIQQHLGRAKHVAAIDLHTGLGPYGYGEPICDHPPGSDGTARAKAWFGESVTEPALGTSSSTVKVGLTPHGWTRLLPHAAFTYVALEYGTFPRTFVRKALREDAWLHAHSNFHAPDAKRIKAQIRRAFFPDTDDWKEMVLFRAAQITRQAIAGLAAS; from the coding sequence ATGGCGTTCGAGTTCCAGTTTTCGGCGACCTATTGGGAAGCGCGCGACAAGTTTCTATGCGCCGCGAAGGCCGCCGGTGCCACCATCGGCCACCACCTCAACCCGAACACGGGGCCGGGGGGCGAGGAGGTCTCGACCGACACGGCTTGGCTCGGCCCCGAGGACGCGCCGAAGGTGCTGGTGGTGCTCTCGGCCACCCATGGCGTCGAAGGCTTCTGCGGCTCGGGCTGCCAGATCGACGGGCTCATCTCCGGCGGGTACGGACGGCGGCAGAAGGACATGGCGGTGCTGCTGGTGCATGGCGTCAACTGCCACGGCTTTGCCTGGCTGCGGCGTACGACCGAGGAGAATGTCGATCTCAACCGCAACTGGGTCGACTACGCCGAGGCTTTGCCGGCCAATCCCGGCTATGACGAGCTCGCCCAGGCCTTGGTGCCGCCGTCGCTCTCCGGCCCCGCCTTCGAGACGGCGGAGAATACTATCCAGGCCTGGCGCGAGAAGCATGGCGACATGGCCTATTACGCGGCGGTCGGTCAGGGCCAATACAAGCACAAGACCGGCCTCTTCTACGGCGGCGAGGCGCCGACTTGGGCGAGGCGCACCAGCGAGGCGATCATCCAGCAGCATCTCGGCCGGGCGAAGCATGTGGCGGCGATCGACCTCCATACCGGGCTCGGCCCTTATGGCTATGGCGAGCCCATCTGCGACCACCCGCCCGGCAGCGACGGGACCGCCCGTGCCAAGGCGTGGTTCGGGGAGTCGGTGACCGAACCGGCGCTCGGCACCTCGTCTTCCACGGTCAAGGTCGGCTTGACCCCCCATGGCTGGACGCGGCTCTTGCCGCACGCCGCCTTCACCTATGTGGCACTTGAATACGGCACTTTCCCCAGGACCTTCGTGCGCAAGGCGCTCCGCGAGGACGCCTGGCTGCACGCCCACAGCAACTTTCATGCGCCGGACGCCAAGCGCATCAAGGCGCAAATCCGCCGCGCCTTCTTCCCCGACACCGATGATTGGAAGGAGATGGTGCTGTTCCGCGCGGCGCAGATCACCCGCCAGGCGATCGCCGGTTTGGCGGCAAGCTGA
- a CDS encoding AbrB family transcriptional regulator, translating to MIQRLPALTREAYPLVLALALGTLGGLAFALARFPLAWMLGPMCVVTVASMMGLPVRLPLSFRNFMIVVLGVMLGGSFMPGIFDHVGEWLITLGGLFAYVAIATGLLTMYFVRIGGYDPVTAFFAASPGGFNEMVMFGTAYGGDERLIALTHASRVLLVVLVIPFWFRFFGDYTPSTSALPAIGGAPLGWFDVALLLACGIVGGIGAARLRLPAATLLGPLALSAAVHLAGISASKPPALLVATAQVVIGTSVGCRFSGVPWQKIRSVILKSLGATVVLLAITVVLAEILSLASGVPIAEVTLAYAPGGLAEMSLVALALHKDAAFVSTHHVARIMIVILCVPISFRLIRHLAHRRRVQRAAPADD from the coding sequence TTGATCCAACGCCTGCCGGCTCTGACCCGCGAGGCCTATCCACTGGTTCTGGCCCTCGCCTTGGGAACGCTGGGCGGGCTCGCCTTCGCGCTGGCACGGTTTCCTCTCGCCTGGATGCTGGGCCCGATGTGCGTGGTGACCGTGGCATCGATGATGGGATTGCCGGTCAGGCTGCCGCTCAGCTTTCGCAACTTTATGATCGTGGTGCTGGGCGTGATGCTGGGCGGCAGCTTCATGCCAGGCATCTTCGATCATGTCGGCGAGTGGCTGATCACCCTGGGCGGCCTCTTCGCCTATGTCGCGATCGCCACCGGCTTGCTCACCATGTATTTCGTGCGCATCGGAGGCTATGACCCGGTGACGGCATTCTTCGCGGCCAGCCCCGGCGGCTTCAACGAGATGGTGATGTTCGGAACGGCGTATGGCGGCGATGAGCGGCTGATCGCGCTCACCCATGCGAGCCGGGTCCTGCTGGTGGTGCTGGTGATTCCGTTCTGGTTCCGCTTCTTCGGCGACTATACCCCCTCAACCTCGGCATTGCCGGCGATCGGCGGGGCGCCGCTCGGCTGGTTCGATGTCGCCCTGCTGCTCGCCTGCGGCATCGTCGGCGGCATCGGCGCCGCGCGCCTCCGGCTGCCGGCCGCGACACTCTTGGGCCCGCTGGCACTCAGCGCCGCCGTGCATCTCGCCGGCATCTCCGCCAGCAAGCCGCCGGCGCTGCTGGTGGCGACCGCCCAGGTGGTGATCGGCACCTCGGTCGGATGCCGGTTTTCCGGCGTGCCCTGGCAAAAAATCCGCTCGGTGATCCTGAAATCGCTCGGCGCCACCGTGGTGCTGCTGGCGATTACGGTGGTCTTGGCCGAGATCCTGTCCTTGGCGTCGGGCGTGCCGATCGCCGAGGTGACGCTTGCCTATGCGCCGGGGGGCTTGGCCGAGATGAGCCTGGTGGCGCTCGCCTTGCACAAGGACGCCGCCTTCGTCTCCACCCACCATGTGGCGCGCATCATGATCGTGATCTTGTGCGTGCCCATCAGCTTTCGGCTGATCCGGCACCTCGCCCATCGCCGGCGCGTCCAGCGCGCCGCTCCCGCCGACGACTGA
- a CDS encoding endonuclease domain-containing protein, translating into MARINARTRTRARTLRTTPTEAERVLWRRIRFRQLHGLRFRRQHPVPPYIVDFACLEMGLVVEIDGGQHAMGPRENARTAFLEKVGWRVLRFWNNEVLANIEGVLERITAECPHPCPPPLTRGRG; encoded by the coding sequence ATGGCCAGGATCAACGCACGGACCAGGACGCGCGCGCGGACGCTGCGGACAACTCCGACCGAAGCAGAGCGTGTTCTTTGGCGCCGCATCAGGTTCCGTCAGCTGCACGGCCTCAGATTCCGCCGGCAGCATCCAGTTCCGCCCTACATCGTGGACTTCGCGTGCCTAGAGATGGGTCTGGTCGTCGAGATCGACGGAGGTCAACACGCGATGGGCCCTCGAGAGAACGCCCGTACAGCATTTCTTGAGAAAGTTGGTTGGCGGGTACTAAGATTTTGGAACAATGAGGTGCTGGCAAACATCGAGGGTGTATTGGAGCGCATCACTGCGGAATGCCCCCACCCCTGCCCTCCCCCGCTGACGCGGGGGAGGGGGTAG
- a CDS encoding ABC transporter permease produces the protein MVETPFRRFLSEFLESPVAVGALIVLALLIAAAFTSPWIAPQNPYDLTKLDILDSRLPPGSVGADGLSYILGTDGQGRDMLSAILYGLRISLSVGVMSGLAALVLGMSVGLAAAYFGGRVDTLVMRAVDLQLSFPAILIALILVAVLGSGTEKIILALIIVQWSYYARTVRGTALVERRREYIEAAHCLALSKPRIIFRHLLPNCLPPLIVVGTVNVAGAIALEATLSFLGIGLPITEPSLGLLIANGFEYLLSGTYWISFFPGIALVMTIVSINLVADHLRDILNPRLKR, from the coding sequence ATGGTGGAGACGCCGTTTCGGCGCTTCCTTTCCGAATTCCTCGAGAGCCCGGTCGCCGTCGGCGCGCTCATCGTGCTGGCCCTTCTCATCGCCGCCGCCTTCACCAGCCCCTGGATCGCGCCGCAGAACCCCTACGATCTAACCAAGCTCGACATCTTGGACAGCCGGTTGCCGCCGGGCTCGGTCGGCGCCGACGGCCTCAGCTACATCCTCGGCACCGACGGCCAGGGCCGCGACATGCTGAGCGCCATTCTCTACGGGCTCCGCATCAGCCTTTCGGTCGGCGTCATGTCGGGCCTGGCGGCTCTCGTCCTCGGCATGTCGGTGGGCCTGGCCGCTGCCTATTTCGGCGGCCGCGTCGACACGCTGGTCATGCGCGCGGTCGATCTGCAGCTGAGCTTTCCGGCGATCCTGATCGCGCTCATCCTGGTGGCCGTGCTCGGCAGCGGCACCGAGAAGATCATTTTGGCGCTCATCATCGTGCAATGGTCCTACTATGCCCGCACCGTGCGAGGCACCGCCTTGGTCGAGCGCCGCCGGGAATACATCGAGGCGGCGCATTGCTTGGCGCTGTCCAAGCCGCGCATCATCTTCCGCCACTTGCTGCCCAACTGCCTGCCGCCCTTGATCGTGGTCGGCACCGTCAATGTCGCCGGTGCGATCGCGCTGGAGGCGACCTTGTCCTTCCTCGGCATCGGCCTCCCCATCACCGAGCCGTCCTTGGGCCTGCTCATCGCCAATGGCTTCGAATATCTGCTCAGCGGCACCTATTGGATCAGCTTCTTTCCCGGCATCGCCTTGGTCATGACCATCGTCTCGATCAATCTCGTGGCCGATCACCTCCGCGACATCCTCAATCCCAGGCTGAAGCGATGA
- a CDS encoding mandelate racemase/muconate lactonizing enzyme family protein, translated as MKITDIAITHHRLELDPPFNASWDSRPRRHFDASVVRITTDDGLVGIGSGDRMLGFQGHEPLFIGHDPREIDRHYRVLDNIQFHYGRCWPVDMALWDLAGQAAGQPIWRLLGGRSNRVRAYASSGTLRDPGELAEAAERYREQGFVALKLRFHRPNWRDDVAAVAAVRKRVGDGLALMVDCNQGWRMPWDVADPWTLKDALEVAGALEELGAYWMEEPLHRGDHAGMAALRQATRLRIAGGEMTRELYEFRLMIERGCLDVLQPDAALVGGITGLARVAELARSHHLLFTPHTWTNGLGVLANAHLAVGIAGSPFLEFPFDPPEWSLERRDFIMEEPLQHKGGWIELSERPGLGARLDEKRLELTRLG; from the coding sequence ATGAAAATAACCGACATCGCCATCACCCATCACCGCCTCGAGCTGGATCCGCCCTTCAATGCCAGTTGGGACAGCCGGCCCCGGCGGCATTTCGACGCAAGCGTGGTCAGGATCACGACCGACGACGGTCTTGTCGGCATCGGCTCGGGCGATCGCATGCTTGGCTTTCAGGGGCACGAACCCCTGTTCATCGGCCATGACCCGCGTGAGATCGATCGCCATTACCGCGTGCTCGACAACATCCAGTTCCATTACGGCCGCTGCTGGCCGGTGGACATGGCACTCTGGGATCTGGCGGGCCAAGCCGCGGGACAGCCGATTTGGCGGCTGCTGGGCGGCCGCTCGAACCGGGTAAGAGCCTATGCCTCGTCCGGCACGCTGCGCGATCCGGGCGAGCTCGCCGAAGCGGCCGAGCGCTACCGGGAGCAAGGCTTCGTGGCGCTCAAGCTCCGCTTCCACCGCCCGAACTGGCGCGACGACGTTGCCGCGGTCGCGGCGGTCAGAAAACGTGTGGGCGATGGGCTCGCCCTCATGGTCGATTGCAACCAAGGCTGGCGCATGCCCTGGGATGTGGCCGACCCGTGGACACTGAAGGACGCGCTCGAGGTGGCGGGCGCCTTGGAAGAGCTCGGCGCCTATTGGATGGAGGAACCGCTCCACCGCGGCGACCATGCCGGCATGGCCGCCCTCCGCCAGGCGACCCGGCTGCGCATCGCCGGCGGCGAGATGACGCGGGAGCTCTACGAGTTCCGTCTGATGATCGAGCGCGGTTGCCTCGACGTGCTGCAGCCCGACGCGGCATTGGTCGGCGGCATCACCGGCCTTGCCCGGGTGGCTGAGCTCGCCCGCAGCCATCACCTCCTCTTCACCCCCCACACCTGGACCAATGGGTTGGGCGTGCTCGCCAACGCGCATCTCGCGGTCGGCATCGCCGGATCGCCCTTCCTCGAATTCCCGTTCGATCCGCCGGAATGGTCGTTGGAGCGCCGCGACTTCATCATGGAGGAGCCGCTCCAGCACAAGGGCGGCTGGATCGAGCTCTCCGAGCGCCCAGGCCTCGGTGCGCGCCTGGACGAAAAGCGCCTGGAGCTGACGCGCCTGGGTTAA
- a CDS encoding 2'-deoxycytidine 5'-triphosphate deaminase: MSEPAIAPLFAPQDEPPAAEHTTGILPSQSLRHAIANHLVQAPDPILEEQIQPASLDLRLGPQAYRVKASFLPGRSATVKAKLDQLELHRFDLTGGAVLERDCVYIIPLLEHLSLRKRISAIANPKSSTGRLDVFTRLITDYGTEFDSVRERYEGPLYAEVSPRAFPILVRRGSRLMQLRIKRGSPTPSDSSMRELHEQRPLIDAPMGMADIKGGIALSVDIDGAGPAQIVGYRARKNAGVIDVDKREFYDPLDFWEPMQARAGRGIILDPHDFYILASKESITIPTAYAAEMLAYDTSVGEFRVHYAGFFDPGFGDPEIGAAGTRAVLEVRSHEVPFLIEDGQIIGRLVYERLIAKPDKLYGQGIGSSYQRQGLTLGKQFKRG; the protein is encoded by the coding sequence ATGAGCGAGCCCGCCATCGCCCCCCTGTTTGCGCCTCAAGACGAACCGCCGGCCGCGGAGCACACGACCGGCATCCTGCCCTCGCAGAGCCTCCGGCACGCGATCGCCAATCATCTGGTGCAGGCGCCCGATCCCATCCTCGAGGAGCAGATCCAGCCGGCGAGCCTGGATTTGCGGCTGGGCCCCCAGGCCTACCGGGTGAAGGCGAGCTTTCTTCCCGGCCGATCCGCCACCGTGAAAGCGAAGCTGGACCAGCTCGAGCTGCATCGCTTCGACCTCACCGGCGGTGCCGTCCTGGAAAGGGACTGCGTCTATATCATTCCGCTTTTGGAGCATCTCAGCCTCCGCAAGCGCATCTCCGCCATCGCCAACCCGAAGAGCTCCACCGGCCGGCTCGATGTGTTCACCCGGCTCATCACCGACTACGGCACGGAGTTCGATAGCGTGCGCGAGCGCTACGAGGGGCCGCTTTACGCCGAGGTGAGCCCGCGGGCGTTTCCGATCCTGGTCCGGCGCGGTTCGCGGCTGATGCAGCTCAGGATCAAGCGCGGCTCGCCCACGCCCAGCGACAGCTCCATGCGCGAGCTGCACGAGCAAAGACCGCTCATCGATGCGCCGATGGGCATGGCCGACATCAAGGGCGGCATCGCCCTTTCGGTCGATATCGATGGAGCCGGACCGGCGCAGATCGTCGGCTACCGCGCCCGCAAGAATGCCGGCGTCATCGACGTGGACAAGCGCGAGTTCTACGACCCGCTCGATTTCTGGGAGCCGATGCAGGCGCGCGCCGGCCGCGGCATCATCCTCGACCCGCATGACTTCTATATCTTGGCGTCCAAGGAAAGCATCACCATCCCCACCGCCTACGCCGCCGAGATGCTCGCCTACGATACTTCGGTGGGCGAGTTCCGGGTGCACTATGCCGGGTTCTTCGATCCCGGCTTCGGCGATCCGGAGATCGGCGCCGCCGGCACCCGCGCCGTGCTCGAGGTGCGCTCGCATGAGGTGCCGTTCCTCATTGAGGATGGCCAGATCATCGGACGGCTGGTCTATGAGCGCTTGATCGCCAAGCCGGACAAGCTCTACGGCCAGGGCATCGGCTCCTCCTACCAACGCCAGGGCCTGACCTTGGGCAAGCAGTTCAAGCGCGGCTAG
- a CDS encoding ABC transporter substrate-binding protein yields MRKLIRGAALAVVLSFFAPTIHARELAVGLGASVTSADPHFHALNPNVALHDHIFEYLINQDAEQRLVPALATSWKAIDATTWEVKLRQGVKFHDGSTFDAEDVLATLKRVPWVPNSPSAFTIYTKSIAQTIVVDPYTIRFKTASPYPLLPNDLSNFFIINRKYVEASTEDFNRLKATIGTGPYKLVEFVLGERYVLERFDGYWGPEEPWEKVTFRQINSAPSRVAALLAGDVQLIENVPTADIESLKKNPDIVLSQGVSNRVIYFHMDHQRPTTPFITDKQGKPLDKNPLQDLRVRQALSKAINRNGIVARVMEGVAIPAGQLLPESFFGTSPNLKPMEFDPEGAKKLLAEAGYPNGFRLTLHASNDRYINDSRIVQTVAQMYSRIGIDAQVEVMPWATYATRATNREFSVFLVGWGSGTGETSGSLRALLACWDPARGMGTANRGRYCSKEMDGLLADALSTIDEKKRAQILAKASEIAMNDVGIIPLHYEVTTWATRKGLKYNARVGQETLAMEVRPTK; encoded by the coding sequence ATGAGGAAGCTGATTCGGGGCGCGGCGCTGGCCGTCGTCCTCTCGTTCTTCGCACCCACCATCCACGCCAGAGAGCTTGCGGTCGGGCTCGGCGCCTCGGTCACCTCGGCCGATCCGCATTTTCACGCGCTCAATCCCAACGTGGCGCTGCACGACCACATCTTCGAATACCTCATCAACCAGGATGCCGAGCAGCGGCTGGTGCCGGCGCTGGCGACGTCATGGAAGGCGATCGACGCGACGACGTGGGAGGTAAAGCTCCGCCAAGGAGTCAAGTTCCACGACGGCTCAACCTTCGATGCCGAGGATGTGCTGGCGACCTTGAAGCGCGTGCCCTGGGTTCCGAATAGCCCATCGGCCTTCACCATCTATACGAAGTCGATCGCCCAGACGATCGTCGTCGATCCCTACACCATCCGCTTCAAGACCGCTTCACCCTATCCGTTGCTGCCGAACGACCTCAGCAACTTCTTCATCATCAACCGCAAATACGTCGAAGCCTCGACCGAGGACTTCAACCGCCTCAAGGCCACCATCGGCACCGGCCCCTACAAGCTCGTTGAGTTCGTGCTCGGCGAACGCTACGTGCTCGAGCGCTTCGATGGCTACTGGGGCCCGGAGGAGCCGTGGGAGAAGGTGACCTTCCGCCAGATCAACAGCGCGCCCTCCCGCGTGGCCGCCCTGCTCGCCGGCGACGTGCAGCTGATCGAGAATGTGCCGACCGCCGATATCGAGAGCCTGAAGAAGAATCCCGACATCGTGCTCTCCCAGGGCGTGTCCAACCGGGTGATCTACTTCCATATGGATCACCAGCGCCCGACCACGCCTTTTATCACCGACAAGCAAGGCAAGCCCCTGGACAAGAATCCCTTGCAGGATCTGCGCGTGCGCCAGGCCTTGTCGAAGGCGATCAACCGCAACGGCATCGTGGCGCGCGTCATGGAAGGGGTGGCGATCCCGGCGGGACAGCTCCTGCCCGAGAGCTTCTTCGGCACCTCGCCCAACCTCAAGCCGATGGAGTTCGATCCCGAGGGGGCGAAGAAGCTTCTGGCCGAAGCCGGATACCCCAATGGCTTCCGCCTGACCTTGCACGCCTCCAACGACCGCTACATCAACGATAGCCGCATCGTGCAGACGGTGGCGCAGATGTACAGCCGTATCGGCATCGACGCCCAGGTCGAGGTCATGCCGTGGGCGACCTATGCCACCCGCGCCACCAACCGGGAATTCTCGGTGTTCCTGGTCGGCTGGGGCTCGGGTACCGGCGAGACCTCGGGCTCGCTGCGGGCGCTCTTGGCTTGCTGGGACCCGGCGCGCGGCATGGGTACGGCCAATCGCGGCCGCTATTGCAGCAAGGAGATGGACGGTCTTCTGGCGGACGCGCTCAGCACCATCGACGAGAAGAAGCGGGCGCAGATCTTGGCCAAAGCGTCCGAGATCGCCATGAACGACGTCGGCATCATCCCGCTGCATTACGAGGTCACGACCTGGGCCACCCGCAAGGGCCTCAAATACAATGCGCGGGTCGGCCAGGAGACCCTCGCCATGGAAGTCCGGCCGACGAAGTGA
- a CDS encoding AbrB/MazE/SpoVT family DNA-binding domain-containing protein has product MQVAKWGNSLAVRLPAAVVEVLDLKEGDDIEIRVADAREFVVTRKPGREDLLKRLRAFRGRLPADFKFDREEANAR; this is encoded by the coding sequence ATGCAGGTCGCGAAATGGGGCAACAGCCTCGCCGTTCGCCTTCCCGCGGCGGTCGTCGAGGTGTTGGATCTGAAAGAGGGCGACGACATCGAAATTCGCGTCGCCGATGCACGGGAATTCGTGGTCACACGTAAGCCCGGACGAGAAGACTTGTTGAAGCGTCTTCGCGCATTCCGCGGGCGACTTCCCGCCGACTTCAAGTTCGACCGGGAAGAGGCCAATGCCCGGTAA
- a CDS encoding PIN domain-containing protein: protein MPGNFFDTNVLLYVASGDPEKADRAEKLIGDGGMISVQVLNEVASVARRKMRMSWAETHGFLSTIRGLLPVQPITIETHETGLDLAERYGLPIYDAMIAASALHGGCDTLWSEDFQDGAVLDNRLRISNPFRAEG from the coding sequence ATGCCCGGTAATTTCTTCGACACCAACGTGTTGCTCTACGTCGCATCGGGCGATCCGGAAAAGGCGGACCGCGCCGAGAAGCTGATCGGCGACGGCGGCATGATCAGCGTCCAGGTGCTGAATGAGGTTGCCAGTGTGGCCCGTCGCAAGATGAGGATGTCCTGGGCGGAAACCCATGGGTTTCTCTCCACGATCCGCGGCCTTCTGCCGGTCCAACCGATCACCATCGAAACCCACGAGACCGGACTTGACCTCGCCGAGCGCTACGGGCTCCCGATTTACGACGCGATGATCGCCGCCTCGGCGCTGCACGGCGGTTGCGACACGCTCTGGTCGGAAGATTTTCAGGATGGGGCCGTGCTCGATAACCGGCTTCGCATCAGCAATCCGTTTCGAGCGGAGGGCTGA
- a CDS encoding ABC transporter permease, translating to MTVFVIRRLMQSVVVLFIMSVVVFVGVFAIGNPVDILISPQADQLDRERAIHELGLDLPLWEQYLVFLWNALHGNLGRSFAMSEPALRLIVERLPASLELALTAFLLSLVVGLPLGLWAGLRPKAVSSKTIMAGSILGFSLPTFWQGLVLIMVFAVMLGWLPSTGRGEAVVVLGIRSSLFTLDGWSHLVLPALNLALANTALIIRLTRAGVREAVHQDYVRFARAKGLQPSRIVFVHVLRNILIPLVTVLGLELGGLIAFGVVTETIFAWPGMGKLLIDSIYRLDRPVVVAYLMMIVFLFIIINLAVDILYSIIDPRVRLTDVKS from the coding sequence ATGACCGTCTTCGTCATCCGGCGGCTGATGCAGAGCGTGGTCGTTCTGTTCATCATGTCGGTGGTGGTCTTCGTCGGCGTGTTCGCCATCGGCAATCCCGTCGATATCCTGATCTCGCCGCAAGCCGATCAGCTCGACCGCGAGCGGGCAATCCATGAGTTGGGCCTCGATCTGCCGCTCTGGGAGCAGTACCTGGTCTTTCTCTGGAACGCGCTCCACGGCAATCTCGGCCGCTCCTTTGCCATGAGCGAGCCGGCGCTCCGGCTCATCGTCGAGCGCCTGCCGGCGAGCCTGGAGCTGGCCTTGACCGCTTTTCTCCTGTCGCTCGTCGTGGGATTGCCCTTGGGCCTGTGGGCGGGTCTCAGGCCCAAGGCGGTCTCGTCGAAGACCATCATGGCCGGCTCGATCCTGGGCTTCAGCCTGCCAACCTTCTGGCAGGGCCTGGTGCTCATCATGGTGTTTGCGGTGATGCTGGGCTGGCTGCCCTCGACCGGCCGCGGCGAAGCGGTGGTCGTGCTCGGCATCCGCTCGAGCCTGTTCACGCTTGACGGCTGGTCGCACCTGGTCCTGCCGGCGCTCAATCTGGCGCTGGCCAACACCGCCTTGATCATCCGCTTGACCCGGGCGGGCGTGCGCGAGGCCGTCCACCAGGACTATGTGCGCTTCGCTCGCGCCAAAGGCTTGCAACCCAGCCGGATCGTCTTCGTGCATGTGCTGAGAAATATCCTGATTCCGCTGGTGACCGTGCTCGGGCTCGAGCTCGGCGGGCTCATTGCCTTCGGCGTGGTGACGGAGACCATCTTCGCCTGGCCCGGCATGGGCAAGCTGCTCATCGATTCGATCTACCGCCTCGATCGGCCGGTGGTCGTGGCGTATCTCATGATGATCGTGTTCCTGTTCATCATCATCAATCTCGCGGTCGACATCCTTTATTCGATCATCGATCCAAGGGTGCGGCTGACGGACGTGAAATCGTGA